One Kineococcus aurantiacus genomic window carries:
- a CDS encoding DUF3099 domain-containing protein, with protein sequence MHDQKHSHERDHKHTHERDHHPDETYRITAAPTSHTDDISVRYRKYVISMVIRTLCVVCFAFIDHWTRWLFVAGAVFLPYVAVVLANAGRESRVGRPESFDVTPPQPQPPQQLPALEARITGIHSPRDDR encoded by the coding sequence GTGCACGACCAGAAGCACTCCCACGAGCGCGACCACAAGCACACCCACGAGCGCGACCACCACCCGGACGAGACGTACCGGATCACCGCCGCGCCGACCTCCCACACCGACGACATCAGCGTGCGGTACCGCAAGTACGTCATCTCGATGGTGATCCGCACCCTGTGCGTCGTCTGCTTCGCCTTCATCGACCACTGGACGCGGTGGCTGTTCGTCGCCGGGGCCGTCTTCCTGCCCTACGTCGCCGTCGTGCTCGCCAACGCGGGGCGGGAGTCGCGCGTCGGGCGGCCGGAGTCCTTCGACGTCACGCCCCCGCAGCCGCAGCCCCCGCAGCAGCTGCCCGCCCTGGAGGCCAGGATCACCGGCATCCACTCCCCCCGCGACGACCGCTGA
- a CDS encoding SURF1 family cytochrome oxidase biogenesis protein: MNVLRLLREPRWLRGLAVAVLIALVCCVLGRWQWHRRAERLAANAPLVQNYDDAPVDVGSVLPAGRQVPAERVWTPVRVTGRYAPEATVLVRNRPRGDEFGYEVLVPFVLADGTALVVDRGWLPAGDDSSAPDAVPAPPAGQVSVTARLRQWEDDKRGRVPTGQVASIAADAVARAVAEGSPATGAPVLLGGYAVLAAEDPSPVDVPAPAARPAVDEGPHLAYTVQWFGFALTALVVWGVAGRRELAARAEAAVGTGGTTVGTGPGDAVGGEPAPGARAPRGLPARRRRREGVDEAAEDAELDAAHGR, translated from the coding sequence GTGAACGTCCTCCGGCTGCTGCGCGAGCCGAGGTGGCTGCGCGGGCTGGCCGTGGCGGTGCTCATCGCCCTGGTGTGCTGCGTCCTGGGCCGCTGGCAGTGGCACCGCCGCGCCGAGCGGCTCGCCGCCAACGCCCCCCTGGTCCAGAACTACGACGACGCCCCCGTCGACGTCGGCTCCGTGCTGCCGGCCGGGCGGCAGGTGCCCGCGGAGCGGGTGTGGACGCCCGTGCGGGTCACGGGCCGCTACGCCCCCGAGGCCACCGTCCTCGTCCGCAACCGCCCGCGCGGGGACGAGTTCGGCTACGAGGTCCTCGTGCCGTTCGTGCTGGCCGACGGCACGGCCCTGGTCGTCGACCGCGGCTGGCTGCCCGCCGGTGACGACTCCAGCGCGCCCGACGCCGTCCCGGCCCCCCCGGCGGGGCAGGTGAGCGTCACGGCGCGGCTGCGGCAGTGGGAGGACGACAAGCGCGGGCGGGTGCCGACGGGGCAGGTGGCCTCCATCGCCGCCGACGCCGTCGCCCGGGCCGTCGCCGAGGGGTCCCCGGCCACCGGCGCGCCGGTGCTGCTGGGCGGCTACGCGGTACTGGCCGCCGAGGACCCCTCCCCCGTCGACGTCCCCGCCCCGGCCGCGCGGCCCGCGGTGGACGAGGGCCCGCACCTGGCCTACACCGTCCAGTGGTTCGGCTTCGCCTTGACGGCCCTGGTCGTGTGGGGCGTGGCCGGGCGCCGCGAGCTGGCGGCGCGCGCCGAGGCCGCGGTCGGCACGGGCGGCACCACCGTCGGCACCGGCCCGGGGGACGCGGTGGGCGGCGAGCCGGCGCCGGGCGCGCGGGCCCCGCGGGGGCTCCCGGCGCGCCGGCGGCGCCGGGAGGGGGTCGACGAGGCCGCCGAGGACGCCGAGCTGGACGCCGCGCACGGTCGCTGA